The Thermococcus sibiricus MM 739 DNA window CCCGCATTTTTCATCATGATAGTGGGGAGTGTTCTAGCAATTAGGGGCTATTTCAGTTTTCTAGAGTCCTTGAAAGAAGAAAAACTACAACAAAAAAAAGGAGAAGAGTAAAATGAGGTCCTTAGATTATGCAAAAGTTATAACTAAATTAGTTTCCTTTATACAAGAAAAAGTTGAAGAATCCAACGTCAAGGGAGTAATTTTAGGAATAAGCGGTGGAGTAGACAGTGCCACCGTAGCATACCTCGCAGCTAGGGCAATTGGAAAAGAAAAAGTTTTGGGGCTTGTGATGCCCTATCATATAAACAGAGATGTAGAAGACGCTCTTTTGGTATGTAATAACCTCGGGATAAATTACAAGGTTATAAATATAAAAAGCATTGTAAACGAGTTTGAGAAAAATTTAGATTTTGAATTGAACAATGTTTCCAGAGGAAACATAATGTCGAGAACCAGGATGATTCTCCTTTATGCTCATGCAAACTCCAAAAATTATCTTGTTCTAGGAACTTCCAATAGGAGCGAATTTTTAACCGGATATTTCACCAAATGGGGAGATTCAGCAAGTGACTATGCACCATTAATCAACCTGTATAAAACTGAAGTTTGGAACATTGCAAGGATATTGGGAGTTCCAAATGAAATAATAAATAAAAAACCAAGTGCTGGTCTTTGGGAAGGGCAAACCGATGAAAAAGATCTGGGAATAACCTACAAACTATTAGACGAAATCCTCTACAGATTAGTCGATTTAAAAATGAAGAAAGAAAATATTGCAAGAGAATTAAATATCCCTCTTAACAAGGTGGAATACGTAGAATCTCTAATCAAGAAAAGCGAGCATAAACGCAAACTTCCAATTGGCCCAGAAATTTAAGGAGGTAAAAACTTGAAAAAGGGTTATATTTTGATTTTTTTAGCTGCCAGCATGTGGGGAACTCTTGGAATTTTTGCTAAGTTGCTTTATCAGTTTAACCTAGATCCTTTCACCATTACATTCTATCGGACACTAATTGCATTTTCCATCCTTCTATTATATAACTATTCAAATGACTTTCAAATAAAAAGACATAGACTGCCATTCTATGCACTTTATGGTTTTTTTGCAGTATTTTTGTTTTACATCCTATACTTATACACAGTAAAGATCTCCTCCGTGTCATTTGCAGTACTTCTCCTTTATTCCGCCCCTGTTTATTCCACCATTCTAGGTTATGCATTATTTAAAGAAAAAATAACCAAAGCAAAGATTTTAGCTTTAATCATGGTAATATTTGGAGTTTTTCTGGTTGCGAATCTTGATCACTGGGATGCAAACAAGATTGCCACCGTGTTGGGTCTGCTCTCGGGACTAACATATGCACTTTATGGGATTTTGGCCAAAATTGCTGTAAAAAATGAAAAACCAGAAGAGGCCCTTCTTTACACAATTGGTTTTGGAGCATTATTTTTAGCACCATTTTCTCATTTTAAAATACCCTATGAGTCTCTCCCCTACTTATTTGGACTTGCATTCTTTCCAACAGTTTTAGGGTATATTCTTTATAACAAGGCTCTCCAGGAAGTAGAGGTTAGTAAAGCATCTATAATATCCACAGTAGAACCAGTAGTAGCTTTGATTCTAGCATATTTAATATTCCGTGAGACATTAACACCACAACAAATAGTAGGGGCGGTTTTCATAATCTTAGGATCGCTCATCCTCCATATCGAAGAAAAAAGAGTTTAAACATAAAAATACCTCTCTAATTCCCATTCAGTAACCTCCATACTGTCCATAGGTATTCCCTTTCTTTCTAGATATTCTTGATAAGCCTCCCACTCTTTTGTTTTATATTTAATGAAGTTATGATATGCTTTACCAAGTGCCTCTTTAACAACCTTGTCTTTTTTAAGAGCTTCAAGTGCTACTGCTAGAGTTGAAGGTAATGTCTCCACTCCTAACAAAGCACGTGCTTTATCATCTAATTCATATACATTCTCTTCCACATGTGCAGATGGTTCTATTTGCCGTCTTATACCATCCATCCCAGCTTTCAAAACTGTAGCAAACGCAAAATATGGATTTGTACTCGGATCAGGGGCCCTATACTCAATTCTTGCACTATTCCCTTTATATGCAGGTATTCTCACTAAAGCACTCCTATTTGCATACCCCCAAGATATGTAAACTGGGGCTTCATATCCCGGAACCAATCTTTTGTATGAGTTAACAGTTGGGTTTGTAATTGCTGTCAAAGCTTTTGCATGTTCCAAAATTCCCCCTATAAAGTAGAGGGCTTCTTCACTCACTCCATTATCACCAACGAAAATATTCTTTCCGTCATTCCAAAGACTTATGTGAAAATGCATCCCATTACCCGGTTGCCCAAAGAGTGGTTTTGGCATGAATGTGGCATAAAGTCCGTAACTCTCTGCAACCGCCTTAACCAAGTATTTAAATCTAACTATGTTATCTGCCGTGGTTAATGCATCTGCAAATCTAAAACCTATCTCATGCTGCCCTGGGCCAACTTCATGATGTAATACTTCTGGAATCAACTTAAATGAAGGCATGTAGTGAGCTATTGCCCTTTTTATTTCCCTTGCCTTATCCAAACCCAGTAAATCAAAGTATCCGCCACCATCTGGAAGCTTGAGCTCCCATGATCCATTTTTCTCAAATAAGTAGAACTCGGGTTCTACTCCTATATATGCTGTTATCCCCTCTTTTTGCAAGTCCTCAGTAACTGATTTTAGTATTCTTCTGGGATCCGCATAATAGGGTTCTCTATTTTTGTATATGTATCCAAATACTTTCGCTACCTCCTCCCAAGGGACTTCAACATAAGTATCTGGATCTGCCTTAAATGTAAGATCACTGTCTTCTATTCCTTGAAACCCTGGAATTGATGATCCATCAAATGAAATCCCCTCTTTCACAACATCTTCATATCGTTCTATTGGCACTTCCATTCCCTTGGCCATTCCATCTATATCCACAAATACAAGCTGAAGAAATCGTGATTTGCCTGAGAACACGCTTTTAGCGGATTTTATTTCGTTCATTTTTATCTCACCTTAATGCTATTATTTTCATTATTAACTCAAATTTTTATACAATGTTTATAATATAAGCTTTTCTAATGAACTTTTGCCACAATGGCAATTTCTAATTTTTCTACTATCTATATGTACAAAAGTAGCGATATTAGGATGTATTTTTAACTTTTATATGTCAATAACTTTTTAGGAAAAAGCTTTATTATCCTTGCCTCAAAGATTCAATCATGCCTAAAGAAGATGAAATTATACACAGAGAAATCTCTCGCTTGAACCTGCACCTTCCCAAAAGCAGAAAGAAACTTGGCCAACTCCTCGAGGAAGAAGAACCAAAAATACAACTCCGAAATGGCCAGTTCCACTATTTTAAAAAAGAAGAACTTGAATATCTCTTTTCATTAATTGAAGAAAATGAAAAGGATTTACTATACCTGCCAATAATCCTCGAGATTACAACCCTATGGCATGGGTATTTCAAAGTAAGAGGGAGAGTCGCTGTTAAAGTTGTTGAGAAGGTACTTGGAAGTTATGACATGCTTGAAGAAAAGACTGAAGTGATTTTACCCCGTTATTTATTGCCAAAAATTCGAAAAAAACTCCCAACCACTACCACATATGCATTCATCGTGGAGTGATGAAGATGAACAAAAATAGAATATTACTCAACTATTATCTTTTCACAATACCTCAAGTTACGGTTTTCGCTGGAGCTGTGCTAGGGATTATGTTAATCTTAGATATAAAGACTCAAACTGCCCTTGGCATATTTGCCTCCTTTTACGGTCTTCTGCTCACTATCATAGCTCTTTTGGTCAAAAGACAGTTCTCAAATCTCTTATTATATAAAATAAGTTTATTGTTCTTTGTAGGATTTATGATGCTTGGAATTTTTCTACTTCTAATGTGAAGTTTTATATTTGTTGATGTACAAGATACATAGGGGGAAATTTATGCGAAAGGTACTTGTAGTCTTTATGACACTCCTAATTATTTCATCAGTGGCATGCTCACAAACCCTACTATTCTCAACTGTAGAAGAGAAAATCCTTGTGATTTCAGGTGATTATAGAGAAGGAAGTTTGACTGTAACAAATAATGCAGATAAAGACTTTCAAATAGTGACTTTCCGAAGATATTATGTGCTCGATTCCAACAACGACGAAATCCCAGGAATTACTCTAAAAGTTTACAAACCCGATGGGGAACCCCTATCCACAGGCGTTCTTTACACATACTGGAGATCTGGGGAAGAAAGACAATTGAGATATAAAATTTATGTGAATGAGAGTGTTAAACCTGGAACTTACACCCTTTTCATAGTCTTATGGGGATTCTTAAGTTCAGGAGATCCCAGAGTTATACAAATCCCCATTACTCTCGAAATCACAGATATACCTCTTAGTTTCAAGGAAGCATTTGTTGAGGTCAAAGAGAGGTCAATTACAACAAATCACGTATTGAATGGAGAGACTATTGCTATATACTCCACAGTACACAACCTCAAAAATTCTCCAGTAGCAATAAATGGAACTGCATACTTAGAAAGGAATGGAAAACAGTACCTTGCCAAGTATCTAGCTATGAATTTAACTCCTGGTGATAATCTAATCCAAGTAGAAATTCCAATACCCTATGACCTTCCGGAGGGAGAATACAAACTCATTTATAAATTGGAATACCCTAAAGGCACTTATCTTTTCTCCAAAGCTTTTTACATAACTTTTGGGGTAGATCTAACCTCAATTTCCCTAGAAAAGACAGAGATCATGGAAGATGAAACAAGCACTGTATACACAACAATATTTTCCGAAAGAAATATTGTAATTAATCACACCATTGAAGTATATGGAGTTAATAACAACATTTTACACAATACTACTGAGAGACTAGAAATAACGAGAGGGACTACAATAACAAAAACGACCATACCTCCATTACCTCCAGGGAGTAAGAAAGTCATGAGTAAGGTAAGTTTCGGTAAAATTCCCCTTGGTCAGAAATCCATTTCGTATAAAGTATTTGCATATCCTAGAATTGAGGATGTAACATACAAAGAAGTTTCCTTAAATAAAACTACTGGAGTGTTCAATTTTTCTGTGGTAATTTATAACGCCAATTCTGAAGAAGTAACAACCAAACTCTCATATAAATTTTTTAAATTTAATCAAACCCTTGATAAAGGCTCTCAGACCCTAATTTTGAACCCTGGAGAAAACTATGTAAACATCATTGAAGACCTTCCAATAGGAGAAAAAATATTCTACGAATTTTCTCTCACGAGCAATAATAAAGAACAAAAGATCAGCGACAGTTTAGAGATAACCCCTCCAATTGCCTCGAACACAACCACATCAACATCCTCCACAACGACATCTATAACAAATACAACAACTCCTCTTCCCACACCTCAAGAGAGAAATATTTTGAAGTACTTCGCTGCAGCACTTGTAGTAATCTTTCTATTTCTATTAGCATTGTATCTAATGCCTACCTCCCCACAAAAGAGGCGTGAACGGCCCAAACCAAAGAGAAGATCCCCTCTGGGTAGGTTTAAACGACCTAAAAGGCCTGAAACTAGAGAATATAAAGAACTGCCTAAAAAATAGGGAAACATTTATTAACTTTCTATCTTTCCCTTGCTTGCAAGACCCTTCCAAAGGGGGTAGTTCACCTACTGTAAAATGGTGAGGGAGCTGGGGCTGTCGGGTGTTAAAACCCGAGGAAGTTCCGCCCACCACACCGGAACGTGGTGCCGCAAGGCACCTCCTGAAAGGGAGGGCAACGGCGCAGAAACGACACGTCCTCTCACGTATGAGAATGAAGGCGGAGAAAGGAACTCGTAAGAGTTCCCGAGATAACCCGCCGACGACTTGAGAGGGAACGGTGAAACGGCCGCCCCACGTGGTGCAAGGCCGAGAAAGGGGCGATGAGTTCCCGGTGGGAGTCCCGTGGTAGGCTGCTCAGTCGAATGCCCCAGAGTACAGAAGGCGGGCTATAGCTCCCTCACCTCATCTTTATGTCCAAGAGTGATGCTACCAATATCAGCGAACCACCAATAACCGTTTTAAATGTAGGAATTTCTCCAAAGAGTATTGCTGCATAAACTATTGCACTTAACGGGTCAAGATAGCTTAAAATGGCTGCCTCATTTGCTTCAACTTCTTTAAGCCCATCCATGTATATAAATAGGGCAACAACAGTATGAAAAATCGCTATAATGAGAATAATTGCAAGCGAGCTCGAAGTAACATGAAAAGTGCCTACACCCACCAGAACGGGGAAAAGAATTAATGTAGCAAACAATAACTGGAAAAATGTTAAATATGTACTATCAACATCTTTAAGATACCTACCAAGTACTGTCACACTAGCATAGAATATTGCACCTAAAAGAGCAAACACTACTCCTAAAAAATCCCTATTTCCAAGAGAGAATTCAGCTTGAGTGCCTATTATAAGTGCTCCTAAAAATGCCAAAAATACTAAAAATAATCTTTTTCTTGTAATCCTCTCTCTCAAAAACACTGAAGAAAGAACAACCACCAATATCGGTGCCAAGTAATAAATAAGGGTTGCTTTAGCTATATCTGTATATATTACCGCGGAAAAGAAAAATACCCAGTTTAATGCTAAGACAAGACCTAAAAAACATAACAAGAGAAGTTTGTGTCTCACAGCTAAAAAAGCTTTTTTGGCCCACATAATGTCCTTCAATGAGTGCACAAAAATAAGAACTAGGCTTCCTAGAAGAACCCTATAAAATGCCAATCTAAGACCGTCCAACCCGGAGTATCTGGCAAAAATTCCTACGCTTCCCCATATTAACATAGAAAGTATTATTTTAACCCTGCCTTGGAGCATTTCTACTCCTCCATGGTTTCCTTCCAAAGGTCGTACGCTTCTTTGACCTCCTTTTCTCTGAACTTCGGAACAGCGTCTTTAAAAGGATTGAACTTTTCAAGGTCTTTTTCATCATTTCCAATGTACGTGGCCACAAGGCCCACTTTAGAGTGTAATGAAGAGGGGACTCTTAAAATTCTTTTTACGTCTACTGTAACCCTACCATCAAAATAAGCTTTGGAAAATGTAGTCGACAAACTAAAAAGCCTTAAAAGTGTTTTATAACCCACACCTTGAGAAAACGCGCTTATCATTGCCTTTTTTACAAAATTTTCGTATATTTCATCTCTTCCATCAATTATTTGTTCAATTTGACGTTTATTTAGACCAATATTTCGTAGATGATATTCGGAAACCCGTTTGATAAAGTATCCAAATCTAAGTCGAAATACTCTGTAATAACCAGAAGAGAGTAAGATTTTCCTTTCCTGGAGATCCTCAAATGTTATTTCCTCAGCGCTGGAGATGTAAGATAAAATCTTTTCTCTCGCTTTTGAATCTAGTCCAAGCGCCCAATCATCTAAAACCCTTATATGGTACCCTCTTCCAGAGTAAATAAGATGAATATTTTCAAATCCAAAGTCTTCTCTTAAAATTAGAAGAGTATCTTTAGTGAGTTCTTTAGCATCATCCAAACAGATTGGACACACTTTTCCTGTTTCATGATTACATCTTTTTAGTGGTAAATCTTTCGCATCTATATCAAAAACTAGTTCTGCTCCTAACCATCCCTCCATATTCTTAGGTTCCTCATAAAGGGCAACACTTGAATAAATTGAATATGGGGCCGTTATCTTTACATAATCTTCAAGATCTTTTATATGGTGAAATACATTTTTCCTATCGTTAGGGCCCTCCCCCGTATGATCG harbors:
- a CDS encoding NAD+ synthase, which gives rise to MRSLDYAKVITKLVSFIQEKVEESNVKGVILGISGGVDSATVAYLAARAIGKEKVLGLVMPYHINRDVEDALLVCNNLGINYKVINIKSIVNEFEKNLDFELNNVSRGNIMSRTRMILLYAHANSKNYLVLGTSNRSEFLTGYFTKWGDSASDYAPLINLYKTEVWNIARILGVPNEIINKKPSAGLWEGQTDEKDLGITYKLLDEILYRLVDLKMKKENIARELNIPLNKVEYVESLIKKSEHKRKLPIGPEI
- a CDS encoding DMT family transporter, which produces MKKGYILIFLAASMWGTLGIFAKLLYQFNLDPFTITFYRTLIAFSILLLYNYSNDFQIKRHRLPFYALYGFFAVFLFYILYLYTVKISSVSFAVLLLYSAPVYSTILGYALFKEKITKAKILALIMVIFGVFLVANLDHWDANKIATVLGLLSGLTYALYGILAKIAVKNEKPEEALLYTIGFGALFLAPFSHFKIPYESLPYLFGLAFFPTVLGYILYNKALQEVEVSKASIISTVEPVVALILAYLIFRETLTPQQIVGAVFIILGSLILHIEEKRV
- the glnA gene encoding type I glutamate--ammonia ligase: MNEIKSAKSVFSGKSRFLQLVFVDIDGMAKGMEVPIERYEDVVKEGISFDGSSIPGFQGIEDSDLTFKADPDTYVEVPWEEVAKVFGYIYKNREPYYADPRRILKSVTEDLQKEGITAYIGVEPEFYLFEKNGSWELKLPDGGGYFDLLGLDKAREIKRAIAHYMPSFKLIPEVLHHEVGPGQHEIGFRFADALTTADNIVRFKYLVKAVAESYGLYATFMPKPLFGQPGNGMHFHISLWNDGKNIFVGDNGVSEEALYFIGGILEHAKALTAITNPTVNSYKRLVPGYEAPVYISWGYANRSALVRIPAYKGNSARIEYRAPDPSTNPYFAFATVLKAGMDGIRRQIEPSAHVEENVYELDDKARALLGVETLPSTLAVALEALKKDKVVKEALGKAYHNFIKYKTKEWEAYQEYLERKGIPMDSMEVTEWELERYFYV
- a CDS encoding DUF61 family protein gives rise to the protein MPKEDEIIHREISRLNLHLPKSRKKLGQLLEEEEPKIQLRNGQFHYFKKEELEYLFSLIEENEKDLLYLPIILEITTLWHGYFKVRGRVAVKVVEKVLGSYDMLEEKTEVILPRYLLPKIRKKLPTTTTYAFIVE
- a CDS encoding DMT family transporter; translated protein: MLQGRVKIILSMLIWGSVGIFARYSGLDGLRLAFYRVLLGSLVLIFVHSLKDIMWAKKAFLAVRHKLLLLCFLGLVLALNWVFFFSAVIYTDIAKATLIYYLAPILVVVLSSVFLRERITRKRLFLVFLAFLGALIIGTQAEFSLGNRDFLGVVFALLGAIFYASVTVLGRYLKDVDSTYLTFFQLLFATLILFPVLVGVGTFHVTSSSLAIILIIAIFHTVVALFIYMDGLKEVEANEAAILSYLDPLSAIVYAAILFGEIPTFKTVIGGSLILVASLLDIKMR
- the priS gene encoding DNA primase catalytic subunit PriS; translated protein: MSELFKEMTKEERKIYYLKEWNVKKIPSFITKTLENREFGFDHTGEGPNDRKNVFHHIKDLEDYVKITAPYSIYSSVALYEEPKNMEGWLGAELVFDIDAKDLPLKRCNHETGKVCPICLDDAKELTKDTLLILREDFGFENIHLIYSGRGYHIRVLDDWALGLDSKAREKILSYISSAEEITFEDLQERKILLSSGYYRVFRLRFGYFIKRVSEYHLRNIGLNKRQIEQIIDGRDEIYENFVKKAMISAFSQGVGYKTLLRLFSLSTTFSKAYFDGRVTVDVKRILRVPSSLHSKVGLVATYIGNDEKDLEKFNPFKDAVPKFREKEVKEAYDLWKETMEE